One stretch of Schlesneria sp. DSM 10557 DNA includes these proteins:
- a CDS encoding vitamin B12-dependent ribonucleotide reductase — translation MAAPTVPNGASFPGRPLPEIRAMSVQPRFCPPDTDPFSTVEWDYRTAAIKDENGKVLFEQTNCEIPASWSPLATNVVVSKYFYGEHGTPERETSVKQVIHRVARTIADWGISGGYFASREDGENFYRELAWLCLHQYGSFNSPVWFNVGLFHQYGVKGARGNYHFNPATQVVERPATSYELPQASACFIQAVDDNMEDIMRLATSEAMLFKFGSGTGTDLSTIRSSKEKLSGGGTPSGPLSFMRVYDQIAAVVKSGGKTRRAAKMQSLKDWHPDILDFIQCKKREEKKARVLIDSGEYDANFNGEAYSSIMFQNANLSVRLSDEFMRSVEEGKKWKTRWVTDQTQFGPEYDAKYILRQMAEGAWSCGDPGVQYDTTINKWHTCPNSGRINASNPCSEYMFLDDTACNLSSLNLRKFQRPEGEFDVERFRAAASIFITAQEILVDNASYPTPAIAKNSHLYRPLGLGYANLGSLLMSMGIAYDSDAGRGIAGALTALLTGQGYLTSSRIAGYLGPFAGYKENAEPMLRVMRMHRDSVDRIDSSCPEYLRNAAGKVWDECVDSGRQFGYRNAQATVLAPTGTIAFMMDCDTTGIEPDIALVKYKQLAGGGMMKIVNRTVPLALKTLGYDSLEIDRIIKHIEESETIEGAADLKPEHVNVFDCAFKANNGTRTIHWKAHITMMAAAQPFLSGAISKTVNMPAESTVEDIEKAYFEGWRLGLKALAIYRDGSKQSQPLSTTKEGDRKKGGSNGDRPARRRLPATRHSLTHKFSVGGHEGYITVGLFEDGTPGELFISMAKEGSTIGGLMDVIGTETSMGLQYGVPLEVLVEKFSHSRFEPSGWTPNPDIPNAKSVVDYIFRWLGIQFLPGFREANVPKRAESNGLDDGEETSESHRSAEVAVSKAQPATSATATKGQVNGNHSTRPQTGSNSNGQTNGHVANGHASGNGKTPTAVLQRMASPVVIAPAAASSGESVTNRNQQFAKFQSDAPSCSNCGAITVRNGNCYLCHNCGTSHGCS, via the coding sequence ATGGCCGCTCCGACTGTTCCAAACGGTGCCTCTTTTCCGGGACGTCCCCTCCCAGAAATTCGGGCGATGTCAGTTCAGCCTCGGTTTTGTCCTCCCGATACCGATCCGTTTTCCACTGTTGAGTGGGATTACAGAACGGCAGCGATTAAGGACGAAAACGGCAAGGTTTTGTTCGAGCAGACCAATTGCGAAATCCCCGCATCCTGGTCACCGCTCGCCACCAACGTGGTCGTCTCGAAATACTTCTATGGTGAGCACGGCACTCCCGAGCGTGAAACCAGCGTGAAGCAGGTTATCCACCGCGTGGCACGCACGATCGCCGACTGGGGGATCAGCGGTGGTTATTTCGCCAGTCGTGAAGATGGCGAGAACTTCTATCGCGAACTCGCCTGGCTGTGTCTGCACCAGTACGGTTCGTTCAATTCACCCGTCTGGTTCAACGTCGGACTCTTCCACCAGTACGGCGTGAAGGGAGCCAGGGGGAACTACCACTTCAACCCGGCTACGCAAGTGGTTGAGCGGCCAGCGACGTCGTACGAACTGCCTCAGGCTTCCGCCTGCTTCATCCAGGCTGTCGACGACAACATGGAAGACATCATGCGGCTGGCAACCAGCGAAGCGATGCTCTTCAAATTCGGCTCAGGAACAGGGACCGACCTTTCGACGATTCGCAGTTCGAAAGAAAAGCTCTCTGGCGGCGGGACTCCTTCCGGCCCGCTCTCTTTCATGAGAGTGTATGACCAGATCGCCGCTGTCGTGAAGTCGGGCGGTAAGACCCGGCGGGCTGCCAAGATGCAGTCACTCAAGGACTGGCATCCTGACATTCTGGACTTTATCCAGTGCAAGAAGCGGGAAGAGAAAAAAGCTCGCGTCCTGATCGATAGCGGTGAGTACGACGCCAACTTCAATGGCGAAGCCTACTCGTCGATCATGTTCCAGAACGCCAATCTTTCTGTTCGCCTCAGCGACGAGTTCATGCGATCCGTCGAAGAAGGAAAGAAGTGGAAGACGCGCTGGGTCACCGATCAGACACAGTTCGGCCCCGAGTATGACGCCAAGTACATTCTACGGCAGATGGCCGAAGGGGCCTGGTCGTGCGGGGATCCGGGCGTCCAGTACGATACGACGATCAACAAGTGGCATACCTGCCCGAACTCTGGTCGTATCAATGCATCGAACCCCTGTTCAGAATACATGTTTCTGGACGACACGGCCTGTAACCTGTCGAGTCTTAACCTCCGCAAGTTCCAGCGACCTGAAGGGGAGTTCGACGTCGAACGGTTCCGCGCCGCCGCGTCGATCTTCATCACGGCGCAGGAAATTCTCGTCGATAACGCGAGCTACCCGACACCGGCCATCGCCAAAAACAGCCACCTCTACCGACCACTCGGTCTGGGCTACGCCAACCTGGGCAGCCTGCTGATGTCGATGGGGATTGCCTACGACAGCGATGCAGGACGCGGAATCGCAGGAGCCCTCACGGCGTTGCTGACCGGCCAGGGGTACCTGACTTCCAGCCGTATCGCTGGATATCTCGGTCCCTTCGCAGGCTACAAAGAGAACGCCGAACCGATGTTGCGGGTCATGCGGATGCACCGCGATTCGGTCGACCGTATCGACTCGTCCTGCCCTGAATACCTGCGGAACGCCGCCGGTAAAGTCTGGGACGAATGCGTTGATTCAGGTCGTCAGTTCGGTTACCGAAACGCTCAGGCGACAGTGCTCGCACCGACCGGTACCATCGCTTTCATGATGGACTGCGATACCACGGGGATCGAACCCGATATCGCACTGGTCAAGTACAAGCAACTGGCGGGGGGCGGCATGATGAAGATCGTCAACCGCACCGTTCCGCTCGCCCTGAAGACGCTCGGCTACGACAGCCTCGAGATCGATCGGATCATCAAGCACATTGAAGAGTCCGAAACGATCGAAGGTGCGGCGGATCTGAAGCCCGAGCACGTCAATGTCTTCGACTGTGCCTTTAAGGCCAACAACGGAACCCGAACGATCCACTGGAAGGCACACATCACCATGATGGCCGCCGCCCAGCCGTTCCTGTCAGGTGCGATCTCCAAAACGGTGAACATGCCGGCTGAAAGCACTGTCGAGGACATCGAGAAGGCCTACTTCGAAGGCTGGCGACTCGGCCTGAAGGCTCTGGCCATCTATCGCGATGGCTCAAAGCAAAGCCAGCCCTTGTCGACGACCAAAGAAGGGGATCGCAAGAAGGGGGGATCCAACGGCGATCGCCCTGCACGACGACGCCTTCCCGCAACGCGACATTCCCTGACTCACAAGTTCAGCGTGGGTGGTCACGAAGGATACATTACGGTAGGGCTGTTCGAGGACGGCACTCCGGGCGAACTGTTCATCAGCATGGCCAAAGAGGGAAGCACGATCGGCGGACTCATGGACGTCATCGGAACCGAAACCTCGATGGGTCTGCAGTACGGGGTTCCGCTCGAGGTGCTGGTCGAGAAGTTCTCTCACTCGCGGTTTGAACCAAGCGGCTGGACACCCAACCCGGACATCCCCAACGCCAAGAGTGTGGTCGACTACATCTTCCGGTGGCTGGGAATCCAGTTCCTGCCTGGCTTCCGGGAGGCCAACGTCCCGAAACGGGCTGAATCCAATGGGCTCGACGATGGTGAGGAGACCTCGGAAAGTCATCGTTCGGCCGAAGTTGCTGTAAGCAAGGCACAGCCTGCAACTTCGGCCACGGCGACAAAAGGTCAGGTGAATGGAAACCATTCCACCCGACCCCAGACCGGGTCGAACTCAAATGGCCAGACCAATGGCCATGTCGCGAATGGTCACGCCAGTGGCAATGGCAAGACGCCAACAGCCGTGCTGCAGAGAATGGCATCACCTGTGGTGATCGCTCCTGCTGCAGCATCCAGTGGAGAATCTGTAACGAATCGCAATCAGCAATTTGCGAAGTTCCAGTCGGATGCCCCCAGTTGCAGTAACTGTGGTGCCATCACGGTGCGAAATGGAAATTGCTATCTCTGCCATAACTGTGGAACCAGCCACGGATGCAGTTGA
- the acnA gene encoding aconitate hydratase AcnA, translating to MAGTNPFGVESVLKTSGGEFKYFSLPQLAAKGFGQIETLPFSMRVLLEACLRNVDGFVVTADHVSQVANWDAGNPQPVEVPFMVGRVVLQDFTGVPAVVDMAALRDAMIRMGGDPKKINPLVQCDLVIDHSVQVDYFGDSDSLQKNVDLEFERNLERYQLLRWAQQGLSNFRVVPPATGIVHQVNLEYLAKVVLTKDGVAYPDSLVGTDSHTTMINGLGIVGWGVGGIEAEAVMLGQPIYMLMPQVVGFKLSGKLPEGTTATDLVLTVTQMLRKHGVVNKFVEFYGPGLDGMSLPDRATLANMAPEYGATMGFFPVDEETLRFLRRTGRTDAEVELVEAYYKAQGMFRTSASPEPRFSSTLELDLSTVVASMAGPKRPQDRVLLSDMKSAWHKELTTSFGHPVPAKPVPVAGIDTTIGDGAVVIAAITSCTNTSNPSVMLGAGLLARNAAAKGLKSKPWVKTSLAPGSRVVTEYLAKSGLDKSLNALGFNTVGYGCTTCIGNSGPLPDNVSQAVTEGDLVVSAVLSGNRNFEGRINPQVKANYLASPPLVVAYALAGTTDIDFATEPLGKDTNGQDVYLKDIWPSSQEIESTIASSITPEMFTTEYGHVALGPVEWQKITGATGPLYKWDPKSTYVQEPPFFIDMPKEPQPIQGISGAVCLLSVGDSVTTDHISPAGSIKASSPAGLFLQANGVAPLDFNSYGARRGNDRVMTRGTFANIRLRNLLCPGTEGGVSKYFPTGEQMSVYDAAMKYKETGTPLVVLAGAEYGTGSSRDWAAKGTFLLGIRVVIATSFERIHRSNLVGMGVLPLQFRPGESREFLGLDGTETFDIQLNDNLKPLQAVEVMATKPDGTAIHFVATCRIDTPVEVEYYRNGGILHKVLRDLVKS from the coding sequence ATGGCGGGGACGAATCCCTTTGGTGTCGAGTCGGTGCTGAAGACGAGTGGCGGCGAGTTCAAGTACTTCTCGCTGCCCCAGTTGGCTGCGAAGGGTTTCGGACAGATCGAAACCCTTCCATTCTCCATGCGAGTCTTGCTGGAAGCCTGTTTGCGTAACGTCGACGGGTTTGTCGTCACTGCAGACCATGTTTCGCAAGTCGCCAACTGGGATGCCGGCAATCCACAGCCGGTGGAAGTCCCCTTTATGGTCGGCCGTGTCGTTCTGCAGGACTTCACCGGTGTTCCCGCGGTGGTCGATATGGCTGCCTTGCGCGATGCCATGATCCGCATGGGAGGCGACCCCAAGAAAATCAATCCTCTTGTTCAGTGCGATCTGGTCATCGATCACTCGGTCCAGGTCGACTACTTTGGCGACAGCGATTCGCTGCAGAAGAACGTCGATCTCGAGTTCGAGCGAAATCTCGAGCGATATCAGTTGCTGCGATGGGCACAGCAGGGGCTCAGCAATTTCCGCGTGGTTCCTCCGGCCACCGGGATTGTGCACCAGGTTAACCTGGAATACCTGGCGAAAGTCGTTCTGACCAAGGACGGGGTGGCCTACCCTGACAGTCTGGTCGGTACAGACAGCCATACAACGATGATCAACGGTCTGGGGATCGTCGGCTGGGGTGTCGGCGGAATCGAAGCCGAAGCCGTGATGCTGGGACAGCCCATCTACATGCTGATGCCACAGGTTGTGGGTTTCAAACTGAGTGGCAAGCTGCCTGAAGGGACCACTGCGACCGACTTGGTGCTGACCGTCACGCAAATGCTGCGAAAGCATGGGGTTGTTAACAAGTTCGTGGAATTCTACGGTCCTGGCCTGGACGGAATGTCGCTGCCTGACCGGGCTACACTCGCCAATATGGCTCCGGAATACGGAGCGACGATGGGCTTCTTCCCGGTCGATGAAGAGACATTGCGATTCCTTCGCCGCACCGGCCGCACCGACGCAGAAGTGGAACTGGTCGAAGCCTACTACAAGGCTCAGGGAATGTTCCGCACGTCCGCCTCGCCAGAGCCGCGGTTCTCGTCGACGCTGGAACTCGACCTGTCGACCGTCGTGGCTTCGATGGCCGGTCCAAAGCGGCCTCAGGATCGTGTCCTCCTGTCCGATATGAAATCGGCCTGGCACAAAGAACTCACGACCAGCTTCGGTCACCCCGTACCCGCCAAGCCCGTCCCCGTGGCAGGAATCGATACCACCATTGGCGATGGTGCTGTGGTGATCGCGGCCATCACCAGCTGTACCAATACCAGCAACCCTTCCGTCATGCTGGGAGCAGGTCTGCTGGCTCGTAATGCAGCTGCGAAGGGACTGAAGAGCAAGCCCTGGGTCAAAACCAGTCTTGCTCCCGGTAGCCGTGTCGTTACGGAGTACCTGGCAAAATCCGGTCTCGACAAGTCGCTCAATGCGCTGGGCTTCAATACCGTGGGCTATGGATGTACGACCTGTATCGGAAACAGTGGTCCCCTGCCAGACAATGTTTCACAGGCCGTTACTGAAGGGGATCTGGTTGTCTCGGCCGTGTTGTCCGGTAACCGTAACTTCGAAGGACGTATCAACCCACAGGTGAAGGCGAACTACCTCGCCAGTCCACCCCTGGTTGTGGCCTATGCTCTTGCTGGAACGACCGACATCGACTTTGCCACCGAGCCACTGGGCAAAGACACCAATGGTCAAGACGTCTATCTGAAAGACATCTGGCCATCGTCACAGGAAATCGAATCGACCATCGCGTCGTCGATCACGCCTGAGATGTTCACGACGGAATATGGGCACGTCGCTCTGGGGCCGGTTGAATGGCAGAAAATTACCGGGGCGACTGGGCCTCTGTATAAGTGGGATCCCAAGAGCACCTACGTTCAGGAACCCCCGTTCTTCATCGACATGCCCAAAGAGCCCCAGCCGATTCAGGGGATCAGCGGAGCGGTCTGTCTGCTGTCCGTTGGTGATTCGGTCACCACGGACCACATCAGCCCCGCCGGCTCGATCAAGGCCAGCTCGCCAGCAGGTCTGTTCCTTCAGGCGAACGGCGTCGCACCACTCGATTTCAACAGCTACGGTGCTCGACGTGGTAATGACCGGGTGATGACGCGAGGGACCTTCGCGAACATTCGCCTGCGAAACCTGCTCTGTCCAGGGACCGAAGGGGGCGTTTCGAAGTACTTCCCCACCGGCGAGCAGATGTCTGTCTATGACGCCGCGATGAAGTACAAAGAAACCGGTACCCCTCTGGTTGTCCTCGCCGGGGCCGAGTACGGCACCGGTTCTTCACGCGACTGGGCGGCGAAAGGGACGTTCCTGCTGGGAATTCGTGTGGTGATCGCGACAAGCTTCGAGCGAATCCACCGATCCAACCTGGTTGGTATGGGGGTCCTGCCCCTGCAGTTCCGACCCGGCGAAAGCCGTGAATTCCTCGGACTGGACGGAACGGAAACGTTCGACATCCAGCTCAATGACAACCTGAAGCCACTGCAGGCCGTCGAAGTGATGGCCACGAAGCCTGACGGGACGGCGATTCATTTTGTCGCCACCTGCCGCATCGATACACCTGTGGAAGTCGAGTACTACCGCAACGGCGGCATCCTGCACAAGGTCTTGCGAGATCTGGTCAAGAGCTGA
- a CDS encoding sigma 54-interacting transcriptional regulator, whose amino-acid sequence MTNKQAVDDTAIIKSSRVVKPTAQLVIRSGPAEGSSVPLQVGQIITIGRAQTNRLVIPDEICSRNHCEVFYDSGVWKLRDLGSRNGTRVNGEPISGDIQLTDGRQFQIGSTFIAFTCNTRTGAGDEVGVNTTANQINETVNHGQRHTVLEPRPSGQLPEIIHRTETTRYRSPDVANVHEVRGHEAQRLVRLGLRMAEETDVRVLASIVLDEIFAVTSADLGAVLLWNEADSSYRDHRNLDVVAYKSRDASRPFERISDYVTSMALESRTAIVAHDIKSDGQFTASDSLRAMQAESIICAPIRTSDRLLGLIQLYSTNPDNRLQADDAEFALAVADQLAVLIENLNERRRLAAGLARVETENKTLREQLLIETELVGDSESIRRLRDRILRIAPTGATVLIRGESGVGKELVARAIHQHSSRADGPFVTMNCAALSESLLESELFGHEKGSFTGAVSRKIGKFEQAHGGTIFLDEVGEMSPAIQAKFLRVLEGHPYERVGGGGEVRVDVRVVAATNRDLEDSVEQGRFRKDLYFRLQVMELVVEPLRERRTDIAILAKHFMQRFSKKCGRNVTSILPAAMSTLVNYGWPGNVRELQNTIERAVILCSGDTLAPVDIQLSALGRSDAPATSSLSNSGYRAVPIDVIEQEHILATLEWTKWNKSQAAHILEIERSTLDRKLKKYEVERPSRK is encoded by the coding sequence ATGACAAATAAACAGGCTGTTGACGACACGGCGATCATCAAATCCAGTAGAGTCGTAAAGCCTACAGCGCAGTTGGTGATCCGGAGCGGTCCAGCCGAGGGGAGTTCGGTTCCTCTGCAAGTGGGTCAGATCATCACGATCGGTCGGGCGCAGACGAACCGTCTTGTGATTCCTGACGAAATTTGCAGTCGAAATCACTGCGAAGTTTTCTATGACAGTGGTGTCTGGAAGCTGCGCGATCTGGGAAGTCGTAATGGTACACGTGTCAATGGCGAACCGATTTCAGGTGATATTCAACTTACCGATGGAAGACAGTTTCAGATTGGCAGTACGTTTATTGCCTTTACCTGTAACACCAGGACTGGTGCAGGAGACGAAGTCGGCGTGAATACAACTGCGAACCAAATCAACGAAACTGTCAACCATGGCCAGCGACACACGGTGCTGGAGCCACGTCCGTCCGGACAGTTGCCGGAAATCATTCATCGAACGGAAACAACTCGGTACAGATCGCCCGATGTCGCCAACGTGCATGAAGTACGTGGCCACGAAGCACAGCGACTGGTTCGCCTTGGGCTGCGAATGGCAGAAGAGACCGATGTGCGTGTCCTCGCCTCGATCGTACTGGACGAAATCTTCGCAGTAACATCGGCCGACCTGGGGGCTGTGTTGCTCTGGAACGAAGCGGATTCGTCATACCGTGATCACCGCAACCTCGACGTGGTTGCATACAAGTCGCGAGATGCATCGCGGCCGTTCGAGCGGATTTCGGATTACGTGACCAGCATGGCGTTGGAATCACGTACTGCTATTGTTGCTCACGACATCAAGTCGGATGGTCAGTTTACCGCCAGCGACAGTTTGCGGGCGATGCAGGCGGAAAGCATTATCTGTGCTCCGATCCGTACGTCGGATCGCCTGCTGGGTCTGATCCAGCTCTACTCCACCAATCCCGATAATCGCCTTCAGGCTGATGACGCCGAGTTCGCTCTGGCCGTCGCTGATCAGCTCGCGGTTCTGATCGAAAATCTGAACGAACGCCGCCGGCTGGCTGCCGGATTGGCCCGGGTCGAAACGGAAAACAAGACCCTGCGTGAGCAACTGCTGATCGAAACCGAGCTCGTCGGGGATAGCGAATCGATCCGACGGCTGCGAGACCGCATCCTGCGTATCGCCCCGACCGGTGCAACAGTGCTGATCCGTGGAGAAAGTGGTGTCGGTAAAGAACTTGTGGCTCGTGCGATTCACCAACACAGCTCGCGAGCCGATGGGCCGTTCGTCACCATGAACTGTGCCGCATTGAGCGAAAGCTTGCTGGAAAGCGAACTCTTCGGCCACGAGAAGGGTTCGTTCACCGGGGCTGTCAGCCGAAAAATCGGTAAGTTCGAGCAAGCACACGGTGGTACGATCTTCCTGGACGAAGTCGGTGAAATGAGTCCTGCCATCCAGGCCAAGTTCCTGCGAGTGCTCGAAGGTCATCCCTACGAACGAGTTGGCGGCGGGGGCGAAGTTCGCGTGGACGTGCGCGTTGTCGCTGCCACAAACCGTGACCTGGAAGACTCGGTCGAACAGGGCCGCTTCCGTAAAGACCTCTACTTCCGACTCCAGGTGATGGAATTGGTCGTTGAGCCGTTGCGCGAGCGACGAACCGATATCGCCATTCTTGCCAAGCACTTCATGCAGCGGTTCTCGAAGAAGTGTGGTCGCAACGTGACCTCGATTCTGCCTGCCGCAATGTCGACTCTGGTGAACTATGGCTGGCCCGGCAACGTCCGTGAACTTCAGAACACCATTGAACGTGCGGTTATTCTCTGCTCGGGCGATACCTTGGCTCCTGTTGATATTCAGTTGTCGGCACTCGGCCGGAGCGATGCCCCCGCAACGTCGTCGCTGTCGAACTCGGGCTATCGTGCAGTGCCGATCGATGTCATCGAACAGGAGCACATCCTGGCGACACTCGAGTGGACAAAATGGAACAAGTCGCAAGCCGCTCACATCCTTGAGATTGAGCGATCGACACTCGATCGTAAGCTGAAGAAATACGAAGTCGAACGACCTTCACGGAAGTAG
- a CDS encoding phytanoyl-CoA dioxygenase family protein yields the protein MAQTNAPTEFKAVLDPTDLSAIPRDLSFHAVANPQPRVLTSEQIEQFNREGYVKGIRVYSDEEIKSLRAYFDALLAKVVAEGGDSYSISSAHLKYGRVWDIVTNAKIVACVRDLLGENVVGWGSHFFCKMPHDGKKVAWHQDSSYWPLTPSKAVTVWLAIDDADVENACMRFVSGSHHHGAMTFRPSDPAEHNVLNQTIENVEQYGHFVDDCLKAGEISLHSDLLLHGSEANDSDRRRCGLTLRYAPADVHAYLGWNQKGVWVSGSDPTGHWLNRPRPENE from the coding sequence ATGGCTCAGACTAACGCGCCGACTGAATTCAAAGCTGTCCTCGACCCTACTGACCTGTCCGCAATCCCGCGTGACCTGAGTTTTCATGCGGTCGCAAATCCCCAGCCCCGGGTTTTGACGAGCGAGCAGATTGAGCAATTCAATCGCGAGGGGTACGTGAAGGGGATTCGTGTCTACAGCGACGAAGAAATTAAGAGTCTTCGCGCGTACTTCGATGCGCTGCTGGCCAAAGTTGTCGCGGAGGGTGGAGATAGCTACTCGATCAGTTCAGCCCACTTGAAGTATGGCCGTGTCTGGGACATTGTCACCAATGCGAAAATCGTTGCCTGTGTGCGCGACCTGCTGGGTGAAAATGTCGTCGGCTGGGGTTCGCACTTCTTTTGTAAAATGCCTCACGACGGAAAGAAGGTCGCCTGGCATCAGGACTCGAGCTATTGGCCCCTCACACCCTCGAAGGCGGTCACCGTCTGGCTGGCGATTGACGATGCCGACGTTGAGAATGCGTGCATGCGGTTTGTGTCCGGGTCCCATCATCACGGCGCAATGACGTTCCGGCCGAGTGATCCCGCCGAGCACAACGTCCTTAATCAGACGATCGAAAATGTGGAGCAGTACGGTCACTTCGTCGATGACTGTCTGAAGGCGGGGGAAATCTCGCTGCACTCCGATCTGTTGCTGCATGGCTCAGAGGCAAACGATTCGGATCGCCGTCGGTGCGGTCTGACCCTGCGTTACGCTCCCGCGGATGTTCATGCCTATCTGGGCTGGAATCAGAAAGGTGTCTGGGTCAGCGGATCGGATCCAACAGGCCACTGGCTGAACCGTCCTCGTCCTGAAAACGAGTGA